One segment of Trichlorobacter ammonificans DNA contains the following:
- a CDS encoding ATP-binding protein translates to MNRPTNIRLRFTLLYGAALVATVVLFSAGVYYFVQKLLFSQIDNHLRKDLATVVEYLRRDPAGLEKLARFGSVHYFRVQKNGRTLVSSNEWLESGLQYQRPAMASSPEPVSVINADNKPFRIISRQEQEDQLQYLITVAHEEGTYRRTLRTLGLIILLILPVSIAGSLAVGYLIAGRVLAPITAITQRAADISAENLSARLPVDGSDNELSRLAVVFNQTFTRLEESFERLRRFTADASHELRTPLTAIRSIGETALQQQPGALDCHETIGSILEETDRLVQTVEALLILSRADSQALERQPVDVGELVADVVDFLGVLAEEKSQRLHYLRNTDLTIAADPGVLRRAFLNLLDNAIKYSPQRGDITIALFRNEQGETLLDFVDCGPGIPDEEKERIFNRFYRLDAGRARTNGGTGLGLAIAKTAVEVHGGTITLLDAPSGGACFRISFPGSRS, encoded by the coding sequence ATGAACCGGCCCACTAACATCCGCCTGCGCTTCACGCTGCTCTACGGCGCCGCCCTGGTGGCGACGGTGGTGCTCTTTTCGGCCGGTGTCTACTACTTTGTGCAGAAACTGCTCTTCAGCCAGATCGACAACCACCTGCGCAAGGATCTGGCCACGGTTGTCGAATACCTGCGCCGCGACCCCGCCGGGCTGGAAAAGCTGGCCCGTTTCGGCTCCGTCCATTATTTCCGGGTACAAAAAAACGGCCGGACGCTGGTCTCGTCCAACGAGTGGCTCGAAAGCGGTCTGCAGTATCAACGGCCCGCTATGGCTTCGTCTCCGGAGCCGGTTTCCGTCATCAACGCCGACAACAAACCCTTCCGCATCATCAGCCGCCAGGAACAGGAAGACCAGCTCCAGTACCTGATCACGGTTGCCCATGAAGAGGGAACCTACCGCCGCACCCTGCGGACCCTGGGCCTGATCATCCTGCTGATCCTGCCGGTCTCCATCGCAGGCTCTCTGGCGGTGGGCTACCTGATCGCCGGCCGGGTACTGGCTCCCATCACGGCCATCACCCAACGGGCAGCAGATATTTCGGCGGAAAACCTGTCGGCCCGGTTGCCGGTGGACGGCAGTGACAACGAACTGAGCCGGCTGGCCGTGGTCTTCAACCAGACCTTCACACGCCTGGAGGAGTCTTTCGAACGGCTGCGGCGTTTCACCGCCGACGCTTCCCACGAGCTGCGCACCCCGCTGACCGCCATCCGCAGCATCGGCGAAACCGCCCTGCAACAGCAACCCGGCGCGCTGGACTGCCACGAAACCATCGGCAGTATCCTTGAGGAAACCGATCGGCTGGTACAAACCGTGGAAGCGCTGCTGATACTCAGCCGCGCCGACAGTCAGGCCCTTGAGCGGCAACCGGTGGATGTCGGCGAGCTGGTGGCTGACGTTGTCGACTTCCTCGGCGTGCTGGCTGAGGAAAAAAGCCAGAGGCTGCACTATCTCCGCAATACCGACCTGACCATTGCCGCCGATCCCGGCGTGCTCCGGCGCGCCTTTCTCAACCTGCTGGACAATGCCATCAAGTATTCACCGCAGCGGGGTGATATCACCATCGCCCTGTTCCGTAACGAACAGGGCGAGACGCTGCTGGACTTCGTCGATTGCGGTCCCGGCATTCCGGATGAGGAGAAGGAGCGGATCTTCAACCGCTTCTATCGTCTCGACGCCGGGCGGGCCCGCACGAACGGCGGTACCGGCCTGGGACTCGCCATCGCCAAAACCGCCGTCGAAGTCCACGGCGGCACCATCACCCTGCTGGATGCCCCATCAGGTGGCGCATGCTTCCGGATCAGTTTTCCCGGCTCCCGATCCTGA
- a CDS encoding TRAP transporter large permease: MSTAVIGLQQLTKKKAAIILAGIAVVLFGLGSLGHAGIVFALLAGLMLTGMPISISLGLTVLVFLFFFSNVPTEAVALKLFTGIEKFEIMAIPFFILAGNFLTHGGVAKRMINFATALVGHFRGGLALGGVVACALFAAVSGSSPATVVAIGSILLPAMVKQGYPMKFGVGVIGTAGGLGILIPPSIVMVIYAVSVNESIGKLFIAGIIPGLLLAATLMGVTWVVAKKRNYPCQPRASVGEVIRSFRESFWGLFLIVVVIGGIYSGLFTPTEAAAMSAVYAFFVSVFVYRDLGLKDIPKVLLSSASMSAMLLYIITNAVLFSFLLTSEQVPQNLTAWMVGLGLSSVTFLIFVNILLLAAGNFMEPSSILLITAPLLFPVAMELGIDPIHLGVLMTVNMEIGMITPPVGLNLYVASGISRLGLTETTKACLPWILVMLVYLTIITYIPAISLWLPNLLYK, encoded by the coding sequence ATGAGTACCGCCGTAATCGGACTTCAGCAACTGACCAAGAAAAAAGCCGCTATTATACTTGCCGGCATAGCCGTCGTATTGTTCGGTCTGGGCTCCCTGGGGCATGCCGGTATCGTCTTTGCGCTGCTGGCCGGCCTGATGCTGACCGGCATGCCGATCTCCATCTCCCTGGGCCTGACCGTCTTGGTCTTTCTCTTCTTCTTCTCCAACGTCCCCACCGAGGCAGTAGCGTTAAAGCTCTTCACCGGCATCGAGAAGTTCGAGATCATGGCCATCCCCTTCTTCATCCTGGCCGGCAACTTCCTGACCCACGGCGGCGTGGCCAAGCGGATGATCAACTTCGCCACCGCACTGGTGGGACATTTCCGCGGCGGACTGGCCCTGGGTGGTGTGGTGGCCTGCGCCCTGTTTGCCGCGGTATCCGGCTCCAGCCCCGCCACCGTGGTGGCCATCGGCTCCATCCTGTTGCCGGCCATGGTCAAGCAAGGCTACCCGATGAAGTTCGGCGTCGGCGTCATCGGCACCGCCGGCGGCCTGGGGATCCTGATCCCCCCCTCCATCGTCATGGTCATTTATGCGGTGTCGGTGAACGAATCCATCGGCAAGCTGTTCATCGCCGGCATCATCCCCGGCCTGCTCCTGGCAGCGACCTTAATGGGCGTCACCTGGGTAGTGGCCAAAAAGCGCAACTACCCCTGCCAGCCCCGTGCTTCGGTTGGCGAGGTTATCCGATCCTTCCGGGAGAGTTTCTGGGGGCTGTTCCTGATCGTGGTGGTCATCGGCGGTATCTACTCCGGCCTGTTCACCCCCACCGAGGCGGCCGCCATGAGCGCAGTCTACGCCTTCTTCGTCTCGGTCTTCGTCTACCGCGACCTGGGGCTGAAGGACATCCCCAAGGTGCTGCTTTCCTCGGCCAGCATGTCCGCAATGCTGCTCTACATCATCACCAACGCCGTGCTCTTCTCCTTCCTGCTCACCTCCGAACAGGTGCCCCAGAACCTCACCGCCTGGATGGTGGGACTGGGACTCTCATCCGTCACGTTCCTGATCTTCGTCAATATCCTGCTGCTGGCGGCCGGCAACTTCATGGAGCCCTCCTCCATCCTGCTGATTACCGCGCCGCTGCTCTTCCCGGTGGCCATGGAGCTGGGCATCGATCCGATCCACCTGGGGGTGCTGATGACCGTCAACATGGAGATCGGCATGATCACCCCGCCGGTGGGCCTGAACCTCTACGTTGCCAGCGGCATATCACGGCTGGGACTGACCGAGACCACCAAAGCCTGTTTGCCTTGGATTCTGGTGATGCTGGTTTACCTCACCATCATTACCTACATCCCCGCCATCTCCCTCTGGCTGCCCAACCTGCTCTACAAGTAG
- a CDS encoding response regulator has translation MRILIIEDEQKIAEALKRGLEAEGYEAVTAVTGEEGFYCLSTEFFNLLLLDLMLPGRDGLEILTTIRDKGYTLPVLVLTGRDTVEDRVLGLDSGADDYLVKPFAFPELLARIRLLLRRGRPEPMGQVSLADLELNLSTHQALRDGQLLDLTQREFELLEYLLRHQEHVVSREMLAHDIWKVKERSTPLDNVIDVNIARLRRKVDGPFARKLIRTIRGVGFMATVREAHEPAH, from the coding sequence ATGCGTATTCTGATTATTGAAGACGAGCAGAAAATAGCCGAGGCCCTGAAGCGGGGGCTGGAAGCGGAAGGGTACGAAGCGGTGACGGCTGTCACCGGCGAGGAGGGATTCTACTGCCTGAGCACCGAGTTCTTCAACCTCCTGCTCCTGGACCTGATGCTGCCGGGACGGGACGGGCTGGAGATTCTCACCACCATCCGCGACAAGGGGTACACCCTGCCGGTGCTGGTGCTGACCGGTCGCGACACGGTTGAAGACCGGGTACTGGGGTTGGACAGCGGCGCCGACGACTACCTGGTCAAGCCCTTCGCCTTTCCGGAGCTTTTGGCCCGCATCCGGCTGCTGTTGCGTCGGGGCAGACCTGAGCCGATGGGACAGGTATCCCTGGCCGACCTCGAGCTGAACCTCTCCACCCACCAGGCGCTCCGGGACGGACAGCTCCTGGACCTGACCCAACGGGAGTTCGAGCTGCTGGAATATCTGCTGCGGCACCAGGAACACGTGGTCTCCCGCGAGATGCTGGCCCACGACATCTGGAAGGTCAAGGAGCGTTCCACCCCGCTGGACAACGTGATCGACGTCAATATCGCCCGCCTGCGCCGCAAGGTGGACGGCCCCTTTGCCCGCAAACTGATCCGCACCATCCGTGGCGTCGGCTTCATGGCAACGGTGCGGGAGGCCCATGAACCGGCCCACTAA
- a CDS encoding TRAP transporter small permease: MMKYLDRLEEIVIAFLIGTATLIIFAAVLHRYTAGLPIPGLQDWLLGINLSWAQELCIYMFVWMAKFGAAYGVRTGIHVGVDVLVTRLPEPWRIKCVLLGITGGALFTGIIGALGAAFVWENGMHYAVYSKLGMDVSEIIEGPITPDLEWPTWIIYSAVPLGSFLMCFRFLQVGWAFFRTGELPHHDHGHVEGIEEETVDSTDALEEYEEHKFADEATRGGVK, encoded by the coding sequence ATGATGAAATACCTTGACCGTTTGGAGGAGATCGTCATCGCCTTCCTCATCGGTACGGCAACACTGATCATCTTTGCTGCCGTTCTCCATCGCTACACCGCCGGCCTGCCGATCCCCGGCCTGCAGGACTGGCTGCTGGGCATCAACCTGAGCTGGGCCCAGGAGCTCTGTATCTACATGTTCGTCTGGATGGCCAAGTTCGGCGCTGCCTACGGCGTCCGCACCGGCATCCATGTCGGCGTGGACGTACTGGTCACCCGCCTGCCGGAGCCATGGCGGATAAAGTGCGTGCTGCTGGGGATTACCGGCGGTGCGCTCTTCACCGGCATCATCGGCGCCCTGGGAGCCGCCTTTGTCTGGGAGAACGGCATGCATTACGCCGTCTACAGCAAGCTGGGGATGGATGTTTCGGAAATCATTGAAGGGCCCATCACGCCGGATCTTGAGTGGCCCACTTGGATCATCTATTCCGCCGTCCCCCTGGGGTCGTTCCTGATGTGCTTCCGTTTCCTGCAAGTGGGCTGGGCGTTCTTCCGCACCGGTGAGCTGCCCCATCACGACCACGGCCACGTGGAAGGCATCGAAGAGGAGACCGTGGACTCCACCGACGCCCTGGAAGAGTACGAGGAGCATAAATTTGCAGACGAGGCGACCAGGGGAGGTGTGAAATGA
- a CDS encoding ABC transporter permease yields METTHLVSLGLTELLLAYGLILLAAGLVRLERIGQEWQMIRASLRMVVQLIAVGYLLHVVFAVRNPGLVLLMLLVMALFSLQVLGSRVQHRMPRFYRIVGSSLLAGCGGVTFVFCALVVGYTPWYDPRYLIPLAGMIVGNSMNGASLAAERLSSELHERRDEIETALCLGASSRQAAENAVRSAFRAALMPTVNTMAATGIVSLPGMMTGQILSGTAPILAVRYQIAIMCAITAAVAVTSFMILLQGHRQYFTSAHQLKERELL; encoded by the coding sequence ATGGAAACAACACACCTGGTGAGCCTGGGACTGACGGAACTGCTGCTGGCCTACGGTCTGATCCTGCTGGCCGCAGGCTTGGTCCGGCTGGAGCGGATCGGCCAGGAATGGCAGATGATCCGGGCCTCGTTGCGCATGGTGGTGCAACTGATCGCCGTGGGCTACCTGCTGCACGTCGTCTTTGCCGTCCGCAACCCCGGGCTGGTGCTGCTGATGCTGCTGGTGATGGCGCTCTTCTCGCTGCAGGTGCTGGGTTCGCGGGTGCAGCACCGGATGCCCCGCTTTTACCGGATCGTCGGCAGCTCACTGCTGGCGGGTTGCGGCGGGGTCACCTTCGTCTTCTGTGCCCTGGTGGTGGGGTACACCCCATGGTACGATCCCCGCTACCTGATCCCTCTTGCCGGCATGATCGTGGGCAACTCCATGAACGGCGCCAGTCTGGCCGCCGAGCGGCTTTCATCGGAGCTGCATGAGCGGCGGGACGAGATCGAAACCGCCCTCTGCCTGGGAGCCTCGTCCCGCCAGGCGGCGGAAAACGCCGTGCGGTCCGCCTTCCGGGCCGCGCTGATGCCCACCGTCAACACCATGGCCGCCACCGGCATCGTTTCACTGCCCGGCATGATGACCGGCCAGATCCTCTCCGGCACCGCCCCGATCCTGGCGGTACGCTACCAGATCGCCATCATGTGCGCCATCACCGCCGCCGTGGCGGTTACTTCGTTCATGATCCTGCTCCAGGGGCACCGCCAGTACTTCACTTCGGCCCATCAGTTGAAAGAGCGGGAGCTGCTGTAA
- a CDS encoding TRAP transporter substrate-binding protein, whose translation MFKKISVAVLTLALALPLGAQASPIVIKFSHVVATNTPKGAAAEYFKKLAEERTKGKVKVEVYPNSQLYKDKEEMEALQLGAVQMLAPSLAKFAPLGLKEFEVFDLPFIFDDYKDLHAVTQGPVGAKLLKKLESKGLMGLAYWDNGFKVMSANKPLKNVADFRGLKMRIQSSKVLDSQMRSVGAIPQVMAFSEVYQALQTGVVDGTENPPSNLYTQKMHEVQKYVTVSNHGYLGYAVLVNKKFWMGLPADIRATLEGAMKDATKYANDIAKKDNDDALAAVKKSGKSQIITLTPAERQAWKKTMDKAHKDNAARIGNDIVQEVYKATGYNPN comes from the coding sequence ATGTTCAAGAAGATCAGCGTTGCCGTTCTGACCCTGGCCCTGGCCCTGCCGCTGGGCGCACAGGCATCCCCCATTGTCATCAAGTTCAGCCACGTGGTCGCCACCAACACCCCCAAGGGAGCCGCTGCCGAGTACTTCAAGAAGCTGGCAGAGGAGCGCACCAAAGGCAAGGTCAAGGTGGAGGTCTACCCCAACAGCCAGCTCTACAAGGACAAGGAAGAGATGGAGGCCCTGCAGCTGGGCGCCGTGCAGATGCTGGCCCCTTCCCTGGCCAAGTTCGCCCCCTTGGGCCTGAAAGAGTTCGAGGTATTCGACCTGCCCTTCATCTTTGACGACTACAAGGACCTCCATGCCGTAACGCAAGGACCGGTGGGGGCCAAGCTGCTCAAGAAGCTGGAAAGCAAGGGGCTGATGGGCCTGGCTTACTGGGACAACGGCTTCAAGGTCATGTCCGCCAACAAGCCGCTCAAGAATGTTGCCGATTTCAGGGGGCTCAAGATGCGCATCCAGTCCTCCAAGGTGCTGGACTCCCAGATGCGCTCCGTGGGTGCCATTCCCCAGGTCATGGCCTTCTCGGAAGTCTACCAGGCACTGCAGACCGGCGTGGTGGACGGCACCGAGAACCCGCCGTCAAACCTTTACACCCAGAAGATGCATGAAGTGCAGAAGTACGTCACCGTCTCCAACCACGGCTACCTGGGCTACGCCGTGCTGGTGAACAAGAAGTTCTGGATGGGCCTGCCGGCCGACATCCGCGCCACCCTGGAAGGGGCCATGAAGGATGCCACCAAGTACGCCAACGACATCGCCAAGAAGGACAACGACGACGCCCTGGCGGCAGTGAAGAAGTCCGGCAAGTCCCAGATCATCACCCTGACTCCGGCCGAGCGCCAGGCCTGGAAGAAGACCATGGACAAGGCCCACAAGGACAACGCTGCCCGCATCGGCAACGATATTGTCCAGGAAGTCTACAAGGCAACCGGCTACAACCCCAACTGA
- a CDS encoding ABC transporter ATP-binding protein encodes MLRAEQLEVVRTNREGTTVRILHGISFTARPGEITAIVGPSGSGKSTLIRLLNRMSDPTAGTIFLRDRSIAAIDPLELRRRVSMVLQKPFMFDGTVLENLQRPFRYRREVPPDGDSDTLTELMALVRLSPDLLQRDARSLSIGEQQRVNVARALITGPEALLLDEPTSALDRPTADRLGSTLHDICHTRQLTVIMVTHDLRLARRNADHLLYLEKGCILEDGPAAALLTHPRTGELRRFLDDPADEEE; translated from the coding sequence ATGCTACGTGCTGAGCAGCTTGAAGTGGTACGCACAAACCGGGAGGGGACCACTGTCCGCATCCTGCACGGCATCTCTTTTACCGCCCGCCCCGGAGAAATCACCGCCATCGTTGGCCCCTCCGGCAGCGGCAAGAGCACGTTGATTCGCCTGCTGAACCGGATGAGTGACCCCACCGCCGGCACCATCTTCCTGCGGGACCGCTCCATTGCCGCCATCGATCCCCTGGAACTGCGCCGCCGGGTGTCCATGGTGCTGCAGAAGCCGTTCATGTTCGACGGGACAGTGCTGGAGAATCTGCAGCGTCCCTTTCGCTACCGGCGGGAGGTGCCGCCGGACGGCGATAGTGATACGCTGACAGAGCTGATGGCCCTGGTTCGCCTCTCCCCCGACCTGCTGCAGCGCGACGCCCGTTCCCTCTCCATCGGCGAACAACAACGGGTCAACGTGGCCCGTGCCCTGATTACCGGTCCCGAAGCACTGTTGCTTGACGAACCGACCAGCGCGCTGGACCGCCCCACCGCCGACCGCCTCGGCAGCACCCTGCACGATATCTGTCACACCCGTCAGCTGACCGTGATCATGGTCACCCATGACCTGCGCCTGGCCCGGCGGAACGCCGATCATCTGCTCTATCTGGAAAAAGGGTGCATTCTTGAGGATGGTCCGGCGGCGGCACTGCTGACCCACCCGCGCACCGGTGAGCTGCGGCGGTTTCTCGACGATCCGGCGGATGAGGAGGAGTGA
- a CDS encoding multiheme c-type cytochrome codes for MYRTVMAAALILTALPALAAQYPTAQQAEIAHRATYVGGDACKECHGDIHATWKTTWHTLKATQGPALGKQNEKNIYEWVRKDWDKLDTYLILDQKDKNTNYVMTRKIKPEEVGYVVGQIRKQRYLAYYDGSPTEAWLQTTKDGGISWSIDKSTTVQFPGNKDRAGWKFLVLEMKPKAGELNKNNYGEYRSWQERCIGCHTTGFDAKAWDTAKAEFKAGKRADLKDTFVADLRVSCEMCHGPGGVHVKSPSKENIIQPAKITDVAARQMVCGQCHTRPDKNNHSPLAQDLRGYRLGDRYQDFASYTRPAWGKGNRQVSIDGKGRRDHQMDMDIQLSVTIKGAHSVHAQMACFDCHDSHSIGNNTQNPRLKKSKVETCAACHKGQAEAVLKVLDGRKGWEKAGYPNWGTEYGRNANNQHIFNFDEQGRSYGLKPSQYHWALKKDGDAKKEADWSAIWPWEKATCEKKGMTVKVGAKPWEM; via the coding sequence ATGTACCGGACCGTAATGGCAGCAGCCCTGATCCTGACCGCCCTGCCCGCACTGGCGGCTCAGTATCCCACGGCACAACAGGCGGAGATCGCGCACCGCGCCACCTACGTTGGTGGCGACGCCTGCAAGGAGTGCCACGGCGACATCCACGCCACATGGAAAACCACCTGGCATACCCTGAAGGCAACCCAGGGGCCGGCACTGGGCAAGCAGAACGAGAAGAACATCTACGAGTGGGTTCGCAAGGACTGGGACAAGCTGGACACCTACCTGATCCTGGACCAGAAGGACAAGAACACCAACTACGTCATGACCAGGAAGATCAAGCCGGAAGAGGTCGGCTATGTGGTTGGCCAGATTCGCAAACAGCGCTACCTGGCCTACTATGACGGCTCCCCCACCGAGGCGTGGCTCCAGACCACCAAGGACGGCGGTATCTCCTGGAGCATCGACAAGAGCACAACCGTTCAGTTCCCCGGCAACAAGGACCGTGCCGGCTGGAAATTCCTGGTACTGGAAATGAAGCCGAAAGCCGGTGAGCTGAACAAGAACAACTACGGCGAGTACCGTTCATGGCAAGAGCGCTGCATCGGCTGCCACACCACCGGATTCGATGCCAAAGCCTGGGACACGGCCAAGGCGGAATTCAAAGCCGGCAAACGCGCCGACCTGAAGGACACCTTTGTTGCCGACCTGCGCGTAAGCTGTGAAATGTGTCACGGCCCCGGTGGCGTGCATGTAAAGAGTCCAAGCAAGGAAAACATCATTCAACCGGCAAAAATCACCGATGTTGCCGCACGTCAAATGGTCTGCGGTCAGTGTCACACACGCCCCGACAAGAACAACCACAGTCCGCTGGCCCAGGATCTGCGCGGTTACCGTCTGGGCGACCGCTACCAGGACTTCGCCTCCTATACCCGTCCGGCATGGGGCAAGGGCAACCGTCAGGTATCCATCGACGGCAAGGGGCGCCGCGACCATCAGATGGATATGGATATTCAGCTTTCCGTCACCATCAAGGGCGCCCACAGCGTTCATGCACAAATGGCCTGTTTCGACTGCCACGACTCGCATAGCATCGGTAACAACACGCAGAACCCGCGCCTGAAGAAATCCAAGGTCGAAACCTGCGCCGCCTGCCACAAGGGTCAGGCCGAGGCCGTGCTGAAGGTTCTGGATGGCCGCAAGGGCTGGGAAAAGGCGGGGTACCCCAACTGGGGCACCGAGTACGGCCGCAACGCCAACAATCAGCACATCTTCAACTTTGATGAGCAGGGCCGTTCCTATGGCCTCAAGCCGTCCCAGTACCACTGGGCCCTGAAGAAGGATGGCGACGCCAAGAAAGAGGCCGACTGGTCCGCCATCTGGCCCTGGGAAAAGGCAACCTGCGAGAAGAAGGGGATGACCGTCAAAGTGGGCGCCAAGCCCTGGGAAATGTAA
- a CDS encoding TRAP transporter large permease produces the protein MSSTAITFEVFSKKKAALWLLGIAVVLFGLSSLGHAGIVFALLAGLMLTGMPISISLGLTVLVFLFFFSNVPTEAVALKLFTGIEKFEIMAIPFFILAGNFLTHGGVAKRMINFATALVGHLNGGLALGGIVACALFAAVSGSSPATVVAIGSILLPAMVKQGYPMKFGVGVIGTAGGLGILIPPSIVMVIYAVSTNASIGQLFIAGIIPGILLALTLMAVTWVVAKKRNYPRQPRASFSEIVRTFRESVWGLFLIVVVIGGIYSGLFTPTEAAAMSAVYAFFVSVFVYRDLGLKDIPKVLLSSASMSAMLLYIITNAVLFSFLLTSEQVPQNLTAWMVGLGLSSVTFLIFVNILLLAAGNFMEPSSILLITAPLLFPMAMELGIDPIHLGVLMTVNMEIGMITPPVGLNLYVASGISRLGLTETTKACAPWILVMLVYLTIITYIPAISLWLPNLLYK, from the coding sequence GATGCTGACCGGCATGCCGATCTCCATCTCCCTGGGCCTGACCGTCTTGGTCTTTCTCTTCTTCTTCTCCAACGTCCCCACCGAAGCGGTGGCGTTAAAGCTCTTCACCGGCATCGAGAAGTTCGAGATCATGGCCATCCCCTTCTTCATCCTGGCCGGCAACTTCCTGACCCACGGCGGCGTGGCCAAGCGGATGATCAACTTCGCCACCGCACTGGTGGGACACCTAAACGGTGGCCTGGCCCTGGGCGGTATCGTGGCCTGCGCCCTGTTTGCCGCGGTATCCGGCTCCAGCCCCGCCACCGTGGTGGCCATCGGCTCCATCCTGTTGCCGGCCATGGTCAAGCAAGGCTACCCGATGAAGTTCGGCGTCGGCGTCATCGGCACCGCCGGCGGCCTGGGAATCCTGATCCCCCCCTCCATCGTCATGGTCATCTACGCCGTTTCCACCAACGCCTCCATCGGCCAGTTGTTCATCGCCGGCATCATCCCCGGCATTCTGCTGGCCCTGACCCTGATGGCCGTCACCTGGGTAGTGGCCAAAAAGCGCAACTACCCCCGGCAGCCACGGGCCTCCTTCAGTGAAATCGTTCGCACCTTCCGCGAGAGTGTCTGGGGACTGTTCCTGATCGTGGTGGTCATCGGCGGTATCTACTCCGGCCTGTTCACTCCCACCGAGGCGGCCGCCATGAGCGCAGTCTACGCCTTCTTCGTCTCGGTCTTCGTCTACCGCGACCTGGGGCTGAAGGACATCCCCAAGGTGCTGCTTTCCTCGGCCAGCATGTCCGCAATGCTGCTCTACATCATCACCAACGCCGTGCTCTTCTCCTTCCTGCTCACCTCCGAACAGGTGCCCCAGAACCTCACCGCCTGGATGGTGGGACTGGGCCTCTCATCCGTCACGTTCCTGATCTTCGTCAATATCCTGCTGCTGGCGGCCGGCAACTTCATGGAGCCCTCCTCCATCCTGCTGATTACCGCGCCGCTGCTCTTCCCCATGGCCATGGAGCTGGGCATCGATCCGATCCACCTGGGGGTGCTGATGACCGTCAACATGGAGATCGGCATGATCACCCCGCCGGTGGGCCTGAACCTCTACGTTGCCAGCGGTATATCACGGCTGGGACTGACTGAGACCACCAAGGCCTGCGCCCCCTGGATTCTGGTGATGCTGGTTTACCTCACCATCATTACCTACATCCCCGCCATCTCCCTCTGGCTGCCCAACCTGCTCTACAAGTAG
- a CDS encoding undecaprenyl-diphosphate phosphatase: MTFLDAFVLGVVEGLSEFLPISSTGHLILASALMKLQQTDGHKVFEVTIQLGAMLAVLFIYCKRLVANPELLKKLAVAFLPTGTIGFLLYKLVKSLFVPSLVSYMLILGGVAFILIEWFLKRHPASVEEVQNISYGQAFLIGLVQCLSMVPGVSRSGATIMGGLLCGLSRTAAAEFSFLLALPTMLAATAYDIYKNHAVFQASDLQNIAVGFVTSFIFAVISIKWLLRFVTSHTFVSFGIYRIAVGVLFLLFLF; the protein is encoded by the coding sequence GTGACATTTCTTGACGCATTCGTGCTGGGGGTGGTGGAGGGATTGAGCGAGTTCCTGCCGATTTCGTCCACCGGCCATCTGATCCTGGCGTCGGCGCTGATGAAACTGCAGCAGACCGACGGACACAAGGTGTTCGAAGTGACCATTCAGCTGGGGGCCATGCTGGCGGTGCTGTTCATCTACTGCAAACGGCTGGTGGCCAACCCCGAACTGCTGAAGAAGCTGGCCGTGGCCTTTCTGCCCACCGGCACCATCGGCTTTCTGCTGTACAAACTGGTCAAGTCACTGTTCGTGCCGTCACTGGTCAGCTACATGCTGATTCTGGGCGGGGTTGCCTTCATCCTGATCGAATGGTTCCTGAAACGGCATCCGGCATCGGTGGAGGAGGTACAGAATATCTCCTACGGTCAGGCCTTTCTGATCGGCCTGGTGCAATGTCTTTCCATGGTTCCCGGCGTCTCCCGCTCCGGGGCCACCATCATGGGGGGCCTGCTGTGCGGCCTGAGCCGCACCGCCGCCGCCGAGTTTTCCTTTCTGCTGGCCCTGCCCACCATGCTGGCGGCCACGGCCTACGACATCTACAAGAACCACGCCGTCTTCCAGGCGTCCGACCTGCAGAACATCGCTGTCGGCTTCGTCACCTCCTTCATTTTCGCCGTAATAAGCATCAAGTGGCTGCTGCGCTTCGTCACCAGCCACACCTTTGTTTCCTTCGGCATCTACCGGATCGCGGTGGGAGTGCTGTTTTTGCTCTTTCTGTTCTGA